One part of the Sorangiineae bacterium MSr11954 genome encodes these proteins:
- a CDS encoding type I polyketide synthase: protein MGRELYAAFPVYRRSLDGICACFDGSLGVSLREVIFEDGNASRLEQTQYAQAALFAVEVSVVRLLESWGIRADVVMGHSVGELGAAHVAGVLSLEDACRLVAARGRLMQGVSAKGAMASLQATEAEVVERLRGRAGVSIAAVNGPRATVISGDEAAVQEVMAEFEGAGRKAKRLEVSHAFHSSHMDEVLEAFGREAAKIDYRAPQTAVISNVTGKRASDDELRSAGYWMRHVREPVRFGEGVQALEAEGVTRYVEVGPRGVLSALAAENLTERGAEESVLLAALRADRSEVETVLEVMCNLHVIGQSVDWGAFFEPLGARRMALPTYAFQHERYWLDAPKAATGDMASVGLAAAEHPFLGAEVALAEGDGLVLTGALSLESQSWLREHDVFGTVILPGTAFLELAFAAGERVGLERVEELVLEAPLGIREKARVQMQVMIGSRDEPGSRPLSIYARESGAEGEVGWIRHASGRLGPAAPPTTQEQEIWEHAAWPPAGARAIPLDELYERLSNAGLVYGPSFQGLHAAWKRGEDLFVEVQLPERMAEEAGQYHLHPALLDSVLHALALNIEETRDDDGRSRGTPGKGVVAAWEPALPFSWTGATLPLASSSRLRAQLSRKPDGGIAMTLGDASGRRVAQVQALLTRPVSRDRWQPTSASSHPSLYSITWSPLAQPAAPATGTNPWAWLEMSDDGAWSELQSRIERAGDVPDTVVLSFPPPHLPLEGADLVRATHAATERGLSFLRAWLADERFASSTLLLVTYRAIAAAPDEGVLDLVHAPLWGLVRTAQTEHPSRTMAMVDIDDESAARRVLPGALLTGELQLAWRRGTLRVPRLTPLSGASTLPALPHEGTFLVTGATGALGARFARHLVEKHGIRHLLLVSRRGGSSPGAAGLVRDLEAAGARVTLAACDTADREALAGLIAAIAPEHPLRGVVHAAGVLEDGILEAQTPARFARVFAPKVDAALHLHELTRTNELSLFVLFSSLAGVLGSPGQSNYASANTFLDALASQRRAAGLPAVSLAWGPWAEDGMAARSAEDARSRRRGVPPLSSHEGTALFDAALEREPPLLIPARFDIRELRKGRAALPPLLQRIVPTTRRQLAKERESGPALLRQRLTGLPATEVQPIVLELVQGEVAAVLGHASPATIEATRPLHELGLDSLMALDLRNRLVAASGLRFPATLLFDHPTPLALARLIQRELSPPAPDEPPILSLLERLEALVSSMESDDLARPEIAARLRVLSSRLSASNDAQVARRAVAQKLQTASDDELFAFYRQVGKARESGS from the coding sequence ATGGGGCGGGAGTTGTATGCGGCGTTTCCGGTGTATCGGAGGTCGTTGGATGGGATTTGTGCGTGCTTTGACGGGTCGCTGGGGGTGTCGCTGCGGGAGGTGATCTTCGAAGATGGGAATGCGTCGCGGTTGGAGCAGACGCAGTATGCGCAGGCGGCGCTGTTTGCGGTGGAAGTGTCGGTGGTGCGGCTGCTGGAGTCGTGGGGGATACGGGCGGATGTCGTGATGGGGCACTCGGTGGGGGAGCTGGGGGCGGCGCATGTGGCGGGTGTGTTGAGTTTGGAGGATGCGTGCCGGTTGGTGGCGGCGCGGGGGCGCTTGATGCAGGGGGTGAGCGCGAAGGGAGCCATGGCGTCGCTGCAGGCGACGGAGGCGGAGGTGGTGGAGCGGCTGAGGGGCCGTGCGGGGGTGTCGATTGCGGCGGTGAATGGGCCGCGCGCAACGGTGATCTCGGGGGACGAGGCGGCGGTGCAGGAGGTGATGGCGGAATTCGAAGGAGCGGGACGCAAGGCGAAGCGGCTGGAGGTGAGCCACGCGTTTCACTCGTCGCATATGGATGAAGTTTTGGAGGCGTTTGGGCGCGAGGCGGCGAAAATCGATTATCGGGCGCCGCAAACCGCGGTGATCTCGAACGTGACAGGAAAACGCGCAAGCGACGACGAACTGCGCAGCGCGGGCTATTGGATGCGCCACGTGCGGGAGCCGGTCCGATTCGGCGAAGGGGTGCAAGCGCTGGAGGCGGAGGGGGTGACGCGTTATGTGGAGGTGGGCCCGCGGGGCGTACTTTCGGCCCTGGCGGCGGAGAACCTGACGGAGCGGGGGGCGGAGGAGAGCGTGCTCTTGGCGGCGCTTCGTGCGGACCGTTCGGAGGTGGAGACGGTGCTCGAAGTAATGTGCAATCTGCACGTCATCGGTCAATCGGTGGACTGGGGCGCCTTCTTCGAACCGCTTGGAGCGCGCCGGATGGCATTGCCGACGTATGCCTTTCAACACGAACGCTATTGGCTGGATGCGCCCAAAGCAGCTACGGGCGATATGGCCTCTGTGGGCCTCGCGGCGGCGGAGCACCCGTTCCTCGGAGCGGAAGTCGCGCTGGCGGAAGGAGACGGCCTGGTTCTCACGGGAGCATTGTCGCTGGAGAGCCAAAGCTGGCTACGAGAGCACGACGTGTTCGGCACGGTGATCTTACCGGGGACGGCGTTTCTGGAGCTGGCATTTGCGGCAGGGGAGCGCGTCGGGCTGGAACGCGTGGAGGAGCTGGTCCTGGAGGCGCCGCTGGGGATACGGGAGAAGGCGCGGGTGCAGATGCAAGTGATGATCGGGAGCCGAGATGAGCCGGGAAGCCGCCCGCTGAGCATCTATGCGCGCGAGAGCGGAGCGGAGGGAGAGGTGGGGTGGATTCGGCACGCGAGCGGCAGACTGGGCCCGGCCGCACCGCCCACAACGCAGGAGCAGGAAATATGGGAGCACGCCGCATGGCCCCCGGCGGGAGCGAGAGCGATCCCCCTGGACGAGCTCTACGAGCGCCTGTCCAACGCAGGGTTGGTCTACGGCCCGTCCTTTCAAGGCCTGCATGCGGCATGGAAACGAGGCGAAGACCTCTTCGTCGAGGTGCAGCTACCGGAGCGGATGGCGGAAGAAGCGGGGCAGTACCACCTGCACCCTGCGCTTCTGGACAGCGTACTGCACGCACTCGCGCTGAACATCGAAGAAACGCGTGACGACGACGGCCGGAGTCGGGGTACCCCCGGCAAGGGCGTCGTCGCCGCTTGGGAGCCCGCGCTACCATTCTCGTGGACGGGCGCCACGTTGCCGCTCGCGAGCAGCTCCCGCCTGCGGGCGCAGCTCTCACGCAAACCGGACGGCGGCATCGCCATGACCCTCGGAGACGCCTCGGGCCGGCGCGTCGCGCAGGTGCAAGCGCTGCTCACCCGCCCCGTCTCGCGCGACCGCTGGCAGCCCACTTCCGCATCGTCGCATCCATCGCTCTACAGCATCACGTGGAGCCCTCTGGCGCAGCCCGCCGCTCCGGCAACCGGCACGAACCCATGGGCGTGGCTCGAAATGAGCGACGACGGCGCGTGGTCGGAGCTCCAGTCCCGAATCGAGCGGGCAGGGGACGTGCCCGACACGGTCGTGCTTTCTTTCCCGCCGCCGCACCTACCCCTCGAAGGGGCCGACCTCGTACGGGCAACGCACGCTGCGACCGAGCGCGGCCTGTCGTTCCTTCGCGCGTGGCTCGCCGACGAGCGCTTTGCGTCGAGCACATTGCTCCTCGTCACCTACCGGGCCATCGCGGCGGCGCCCGACGAAGGTGTGCTCGATCTGGTTCATGCCCCGCTTTGGGGGCTCGTTCGCACCGCGCAAACGGAGCACCCCTCGCGCACCATGGCGATGGTGGATATCGACGACGAGTCGGCGGCCCGCCGCGTGCTCCCGGGGGCCTTGCTCACCGGGGAGCTGCAGCTCGCATGGCGGAGAGGGACCTTGCGCGTGCCACGCCTGACGCCGCTCTCTGGCGCGTCGACATTGCCGGCCTTGCCGCACGAGGGCACCTTTCTCGTCACCGGTGCGACCGGAGCGCTCGGTGCGCGGTTTGCGCGTCACCTCGTGGAAAAGCACGGCATCCGGCATCTGCTCCTGGTTTCGCGACGAGGAGGATCGTCGCCGGGCGCGGCGGGGCTCGTTCGCGACCTCGAGGCGGCGGGCGCGCGGGTGACCCTCGCCGCCTGCGACACGGCCGATCGCGAAGCGCTCGCGGGGCTGATTGCGGCCATCGCCCCGGAGCACCCGTTGCGGGGCGTGGTTCACGCGGCCGGCGTTCTCGAAGACGGCATCCTCGAGGCGCAAACCCCAGCGCGCTTTGCGCGCGTATTCGCGCCCAAGGTCGACGCTGCGCTGCACTTGCACGAGCTGACCCGCACGAACGAGCTATCCCTCTTCGTCCTGTTCTCCTCGCTCGCGGGCGTGCTCGGAAGCCCCGGGCAAAGCAATTATGCGTCGGCAAATACATTTCTCGATGCCCTCGCGAGCCAGCGAAGGGCCGCGGGGTTGCCGGCCGTGTCGCTCGCGTGGGGACCTTGGGCAGAAGATGGAATGGCCGCGCGATCCGCAGAAGATGCGCGTTCGCGGCGTCGTGGTGTTCCCCCGCTGTCGTCGCACGAAGGCACCGCGCTCTTCGATGCGGCATTGGAAAGAGAGCCTCCGCTGCTGATCCCCGCGCGGTTCGACATCCGCGAGCTGCGAAAAGGCCGCGCAGCGCTCCCGCCGTTGTTGCAACGTATCGTTCCCACCACGCGCCGCCAGCTCGCGAAGGAGCGCGAGAGCGGACCGGCCTTGCTTCGGCAACGTCTCACCGGCCTGCCCGCGACCGAGGTCCAGCCGATCGTGCTGGAGCTGGTGCAAGGTGAAGTGGCGGCGGTGCTGGGTCACGCGAGCCCGGCCACCATCGAAGCCACCCGACCGCTTCACGAGCTCGGGCTCGACTCGTTGATGGCGCTCGATCTCCGCAACCGTCTCGTTGCGGCGAGCGGCCTGCGCTTTCCGGCGACCTTGCTCTTCGATCACCCGACGCCTCTCGCGCTCGCGCGATTGATCCAGCGCGAACTGTCGCCACCTGCACCCGACGAACCGCCGATCCTTTCGCTTCTGGAGCGCCTCGAGGCGCTGGTGTCGAGCATGGAGTCCGACGACCTGGCGCGCCCCGAGATCGCAGCACGACTTCGTGTTCTGAGCTCGCGTTTGTCCGCGTCGAACGATGCACAGGTGGCTCGTCGCGCGGTTGCGCAGAAGCTCCAAACGGCGAGCGACGACGAGCTCTTCGCGTTTTATCGACAAGTGGGCAAAGCCCGGGAATCAGGATCATGA